The DNA sequence TTTTTATGCATCATGGTGGTTCTTTATTTTTGTGGCAGTTTTTATTTCTGTCATAATTTTATTATATGTTAAAATAAGAACAAGGAATTTGATAAAAGAAAAAAAGATTCTTGAAGAAAAAGTTTCATTGAGAACAAAAGAAGTAGTTTCAAAAAAAGAACAGATCGAACGTGAAAAAGAAACTTCTGAAGAATTATTGTTAAATATTTTGCCAATAAAAGTTGTTGAAGAACTCAAAAAAACGGGTAAAACAGAACCTGAAAGTTTTGACAATGTAACTATATTATTTTCAGATATAATTAATTTTACTGAAAAATCATCAGCACTTGAACCAAAAGTAATTATTGATGAACTTAATGAGTTATTTACTGCCTTTGATGATATTATGGCAAGTCAGCATTGCGAAAGATTAAAAACAATTGGTGATGCATATCTTGCTGTTTGCGGAATGCCAACTCATAACGAAATGCATGCAGAAAATATTCTCAAAGCGGGAGTTAAAATGTTGGAATATCTTAGAAAAAGAAATAGAACAGCAGAAATTAAATGGCAAATCAGAATTGGAATTCATTCGGGTAAAGCTGTGGGAGGTATTGTTGGTGTAAGAAAATATATTTATGATGTTTTTGGAGATTCAATAAATACTGCTTCACGTATGGAATCACATTCCGAACCGATGAAAATAAATGTTTCGGAGGCAACTTATAATATTTTAAAGGATAAATACCGCTTTATAAAGCGAGAAGACAAAGATGTTAAAGGTTTAGGGAAAATAAGAATGTACTTTTTAAAAAATTAAACTGAAAAGCTTTTATTCTTTAAATTTGCAATTAAATAAATAATTATTTAGAATTGGGAAAGGGTATTTTTAATATTGATGTAGAAAAGGTTTTTAATATAAAACAATCTGAAAAAAAATTTGTTAAACTGTTGTTTTTCCATAATTTTTTTCAGGGAATTGCACTTGCATTATTCTTTACAGCGGCAAATACTATATTTTTATCAAATTATTCAATTGACAAATTACCTTTAGTTTATTTGCTATCCGCTTTGGTTCTAATAGTTATCGGCTATACTTATTCGTATCTTGAAGAAAGATTGACAATAAAAAAACTATTGACAATTGTTGCAATAACACTTGCATTATCAGTAACATTTTTACGATTAGGGCTTGAAGTTTTAAGCGTTGCCTGGCTTGGGTTTGCTTTAATGATATGGTATAAAGTAACAAATTTGCTTGGTAATTTAGAATTTTGGGGACTTACATCAATTATGTTTGATGTAAGGCAAAGCAAAAGACTTTTTGGAGTTATTAGTGCCGGTGAAGTATCAGCAAAATTAATAGGATATTTATCCGTTCCTTTTCTTGTGCCTGTTATTGGTCATAATAATCTTATTCTTGTTGCGTCTATTTCATTTGGAATATGTATCTATTTTCTTAACAGAGTATTTAAACTAAAAGGTGATGACAGTGAAAATATTCCTGAGAGAACAACTAGGAAAAAAGAAAAACGTGAGGGACTTTTAAAAAAATATTTAAACAGTGATTTTATTGTTTTACTTTCAATATTATCCTTTTTATCAATTTTGGTTTTTACATTTATCGACTTTTCATTTTTGTCGAATGTAAAACAGCAATACGCTGATAACGATCAGGAAATGGCTATATTTTTTGGTTATTTCTTTGCCTTTAGTAAAGGGATAACCTTGCTTGTAAAATTATTTTTTACAGGACGAATTATTGACTTATTGGGTGTAAAAAAATCATTACTTTTATTACCAATCATGTTTATTGTAATCATAATTTCAATAATTATCTATACTTTTATTGCAGCAAACGATAGCTACATGATTTTTCTTTTTGCATTCTTGATGTTGATTCATGAAATATTCAGATTTGCACTTCACGAACCTGTTTTCTTTTCTTTATTTCAACCTTTACAAAAGAAAATGCGACTCTTTGGACATGCTATTGTCAATGGATTTTTAAATCCTATCGCAATAGGTATTACAGGTGGAATCTTACTTTTAGTAGTAAAAATAAATGATTCGGGAGCCAGCATGAATTTTATCAGTTACATCTTACTTGTGGTAATTGCAGGATGGATTATAATTGTAATTATTACAAATCGTCAGTATATTATTGTATTGCAGGATGCGGTAAATAATAGACACTTTGAAGGTTCAGAAATTTCAATTGAAGGAAATCTTATTCATGATATTTTATCAAAAAAATTGAATAGTTCTTTTCCTGAGGAGGTAATATATTCTGCTGAATTGCTACATAAATTTGATAAAAAGGAAAATTTTGAAAAAGTTCTAAATGGACTTCTTAGTAATCCGTCTGAAGAGATACAGCTTTATGCCTTGAAGAAGATTGAAGAATTAAAGATTACATATTTTAAAGATTCAGTTTTTGAAATTATTGAAAATGAATCAATTTCAAACAAAATTAAAGAAGCAGCAATAAAAGCATATTGCCTTCTTGATGAAAATCCTATTGAAAAAATTAATCCTCTTTTGGAACATAAAACACAGGAAATAAGAAAAGGAGCAATAACAGGATTGTTAAAAAACGGTGGTCTTGAAGCGGTAGTTCTTGCCGGACAACAATTACTCGAAAATATCCAATCTGATGAACCGAAAAAGAATATTTCTGCATTAGAAATAATGGGTGAATTAAAAATTACAAAGTTTGATAAACCTATAATTAAATTTTTAAAGTATGAGGATATAAATATTAAAAAAGCAGCAATAAATGCAAGTAGTGAAATTTTGAATAAAAAATTTATTCCTTTTTTAATCTCATTTCTACAGGATAGTAATTTTCAACAAGATGCGTTATTTGCTCTGGCAAATTTTAAGGATGATGCTGTTGATACGATAAACTCAATGGTTGGAAATGAAGAAGAGCAATTAAATACAACACTTATTTTTAGATTTTGTCAAATTTGTGGAAATATTGGTGGGGCTAAATCACATGATACACTTATTAAATTTATTGATTATCCAAACGAAAAAATTAAGAATGAAGCTTTATTGTCTCTTAAGAAATCAAGTTTTAAAGCTTCTGGAAAAGAAGCAATTATTAAAAGAAAGTTTGAGGAACAATTTGAACATGCTGTTTGGCTTTATAATTCTTTAAATTTATTTTCACAGATTAAAGATGAAGATATATCACTTTATAAATCTCTTAAATTTGAACTTGATGCAATAAAAGAAAATCTTTTTAATATCTTGTCATTTTTGTACGATACAAGGACAATACTTAAAGCTAAAGAAGGTTTGTTGTTAGGCTTTGGAGAACAAAAATCTAATGCACTTGAGATAATTGACAATATTGTTTCTGCTAAAATGTCTTCAAAACTTGCAATTATTTTGGAAGATCTTCCTCTTGATGAGAGAATTAGTAAACTGAATAATTATTCAAATGATTTCAATTACACTAAGGAAGATGTTATAAATTTTATTTTGAAAGAAAAAGAGAAAAGATTTAACAGTTGGACAATTGTTGCTTCAATTAATGCAATCAAATACTTACAAAAACCATCATCACTAGTACCTGCAATAATACCATTTCTAGAATTTGATGAAAAAATATTAAATGAAATTACTTCAAAAGTTTTAAATGCTTTTGTAGTAGAGAATAAAATTGAAGAAAAGTTTTTAAAAGAATTATTATTGCCTGATAAATTTCAATCTATTATGGAAACTTTACAAAAAAGCGAAAGCAATGTACTTATGAATATTGAGAAAGTTATTATTCTCAAAAGTACAAGTTTGTTTTCCGAAACACCCGAAAATATTTTAGTTGATATTGCAAATATAATTGAAGAAGAAAGAATAGAGGAAGGAACAGAGATATTTAAAAAAGGAGATATGGGTTTTTGTATGTATATTATTAATGAAGGAGAAATAAGAATACATGATGATAAACTCACCTTTGCGATATTTAAAAACAGAGACTTTTTTGGTGAATTAGCACTCCTTGACCCCGAACCACGCTCTGCATCTGCCACAGCTCTAAAAGATACTTTATTACTTCGCTTGGAACAAGATGCTTTTTATGAAGTAATGTCGGAACGAATGGAGGTAGCAAAGGGAATTTTGAAAATTCTTTGTAGGAGATTAAGAGAGCAAAATGAAAGAATAAGCAAGCTAAAATCACAGGTATCAGAATAAATATTGTTTTTCTTTTCAATTAAATTTATGAATTGACAAATAAAAAATAATGGATACAATTCGGAAAGTTACAATAATAGGAGGGGGCTGTGTAGGGTCTTTTTTTGCAAAGGAATTTTATAAGCACGGTTTTGAAATTGTTGAAATAATTTCCCGAAGAAAAGAAGTTGCAACTGCTATTGCAAAAGAAGTAAACGCTAAAGCTCGTTGTGATAATTTTTCTGATTTTAATAAAACTGCCGACCTTTATGTTTTATCCGTAAAAGATGAAGTGATAATGGAATTGAGGAAGAATTTTAAACTTGATAAGCAAATAATTGTTCATACTTCAGGAAGTGTTCCTATTGATGTTTTTAGTAAAACATCCAACAATTACGGAATTTTATATCCATTACAAACCATTAGTAAAAACAGATATTTGGATATAAAAAATATTCCGTTTTTTGTAGATGCAAATAATAATAAAACGCTTTTAAAATTAGAAAACTTTGCAAAAATATTTTCATCAAATGTAAAAAAAATTGACAGTACTAAGCTTCCAAGAATTCATGCAGCAGCAGTTTTTGCTTCAAATTTTAACAACTATCTTTTAAAAATAGCTGAGGAAATACTTGCAGAAGATGATGTAAGTATTGATGTGTTAAAACCTTTAGTGAAGGAAACAATTGATAAAGCCTTCGATATGGGGCCTGCTGATGCACAAACTGGTCCTGCCAAAAGAGGCGATTGTAATATTACAGACAAGCATAAGGAACTATTAAAAAATGCGGATTGGGAAAAAGTTTACACGCTCTTAAGTGATTTAATAAGAGAAGAATATAAAAATAAATAAAGTGATTAATTATTGCCGATTATTCAGATGTAAAAATTTATTAATTGTTGTTTTAACGCAACTCTTAGTTTATAAATGTTTAATCATAGATAATTCTAAATTATCATATTTTGAAACTGAATTTATCTTTTTAATGATAGCTACTGTTTTGATAACAGCCGCAGGATATTTGATTAACGATTTTTATGATGTAGAGACTGATAAAATTAATAGACCGGGAAAAAATATTATTGATGATAAGATTGGAATAAACACAGTTTTAATAATTTATACTTTATTAAATGCCATCTCACTTTTTATCGGATTTAAAATTTCTATTCAACTTGGATTGATTTTTTTATCTGCAATAATATTATTGCTTTTTTATTCAGCATATTTTAAAAGTGTTGTGCTCACTGGTAATATTATTGTCTCTATGCTTTCTGCCCTAACAGTTTTGGTCGTTTGGTATTACAAACCCGAATCTAATTTTTTTATTATTGCATTTTATGTATTTTTTGCTTTTATGACATCTCTGTTGCGTGAAATAATTAAGGATATAGAAGATGTTGAAGGTGATTCAAAAACTAATGTTAATACTTTTGCTGTAATTTATGGAATAAAAGCTTCAAAATGGGTGGCGAATATATTGCTGTGGATATTGATGCTTTCTGTTTTGTTTTTTATTGTTTTAAATTTTATATCATATTTAGGTTTTGTTGTTTTATTTCTTTTGATATTTGTTTTAATACCTCTGCTATTTTTAATGTATAAAATTCGTAAAGCAAGCATAAAAAAGGATTTTACCTATATGTCGAAAGTTATAAAACTGATAATGATAGCAGGAATATTATCTATGATTTTTTACAAACTTTAATTTCTAACAAATGATTTTAGTATCAAATTCACCAAGAAGACAAGAAATATTAAAGAATGCAGGTTTTGACTTTAAAGTAGTTTCTTCAAATGTTAAAGAAGAATATCCACAAAATCTTGCTATTGAAAAAATACCTGAATATTTAGCTGAGCAAAAAGCTTTTTCTGTTGTAAAAGATTATAAAGATGAGATTTTGATTGCTGCGGATACTATTGTTGTTGTAAAAAATACAATTTTAGGAAAACCTAAA is a window from the Bacteroidota bacterium genome containing:
- a CDS encoding cyclic nucleotide-binding domain-containing protein, giving the protein MGKGIFNIDVEKVFNIKQSEKKFVKLLFFHNFFQGIALALFFTAANTIFLSNYSIDKLPLVYLLSALVLIVIGYTYSYLEERLTIKKLLTIVAITLALSVTFLRLGLEVLSVAWLGFALMIWYKVTNLLGNLEFWGLTSIMFDVRQSKRLFGVISAGEVSAKLIGYLSVPFLVPVIGHNNLILVASISFGICIYFLNRVFKLKGDDSENIPERTTRKKEKREGLLKKYLNSDFIVLLSILSFLSILVFTFIDFSFLSNVKQQYADNDQEMAIFFGYFFAFSKGITLLVKLFFTGRIIDLLGVKKSLLLLPIMFIVIIISIIIYTFIAANDSYMIFLFAFLMLIHEIFRFALHEPVFFSLFQPLQKKMRLFGHAIVNGFLNPIAIGITGGILLLVVKINDSGASMNFISYILLVVIAGWIIIVIITNRQYIIVLQDAVNNRHFEGSEISIEGNLIHDILSKKLNSSFPEEVIYSAELLHKFDKKENFEKVLNGLLSNPSEEIQLYALKKIEELKITYFKDSVFEIIENESISNKIKEAAIKAYCLLDENPIEKINPLLEHKTQEIRKGAITGLLKNGGLEAVVLAGQQLLENIQSDEPKKNISALEIMGELKITKFDKPIIKFLKYEDINIKKAAINASSEILNKKFIPFLISFLQDSNFQQDALFALANFKDDAVDTINSMVGNEEEQLNTTLIFRFCQICGNIGGAKSHDTLIKFIDYPNEKIKNEALLSLKKSSFKASGKEAIIKRKFEEQFEHAVWLYNSLNLFSQIKDEDISLYKSLKFELDAIKENLFNILSFLYDTRTILKAKEGLLLGFGEQKSNALEIIDNIVSAKMSSKLAIILEDLPLDERISKLNNYSNDFNYTKEDVINFILKEKEKRFNSWTIVASINAIKYLQKPSSLVPAIIPFLEFDEKILNEITSKVLNAFVVENKIEEKFLKELLLPDKFQSIMETLQKSESNVLMNIEKVIILKSTSLFSETPENILVDIANIIEEERIEEGTEIFKKGDMGFCMYIINEGEIRIHDDKLTFAIFKNRDFFGELALLDPEPRSASATALKDTLLLRLEQDAFYEVMSERMEVAKGILKILCRRLREQNERISKLKSQVSE
- a CDS encoding Rossmann-like and DUF2520 domain-containing protein, whose product is MDTIRKVTIIGGGCVGSFFAKEFYKHGFEIVEIISRRKEVATAIAKEVNAKARCDNFSDFNKTADLYVLSVKDEVIMELRKNFKLDKQIIVHTSGSVPIDVFSKTSNNYGILYPLQTISKNRYLDIKNIPFFVDANNNKTLLKLENFAKIFSSNVKKIDSTKLPRIHAAAVFASNFNNYLLKIAEEILAEDDVSIDVLKPLVKETIDKAFDMGPADAQTGPAKRGDCNITDKHKELLKNADWEKVYTLLSDLIREEYKNK
- a CDS encoding geranylgeranylglycerol-phosphate geranylgeranyltransferase; amino-acid sequence: MINYCRLFRCKNLLIVVLTQLLVYKCLIIDNSKLSYFETEFIFLMIATVLITAAGYLINDFYDVETDKINRPGKNIIDDKIGINTVLIIYTLLNAISLFIGFKISIQLGLIFLSAIILLLFYSAYFKSVVLTGNIIVSMLSALTVLVVWYYKPESNFFIIAFYVFFAFMTSLLREIIKDIEDVEGDSKTNVNTFAVIYGIKASKWVANILLWILMLSVLFFIVLNFISYLGFVVLFLLIFVLIPLLFLMYKIRKASIKKDFTYMSKVIKLIMIAGILSMIFYKL